In one window of Methanosarcina vacuolata Z-761 DNA:
- a CDS encoding geranylgeranylglycerol-phosphate geranylgeranyltransferase: MSAGVRTYLEIMRYENCFMASFAAVIGTLIAFNILTSNAPSSYSPEQFPFFLSGLVFLVVFLISGAGNTINDYFDVRIDSINRPDRPIPSGRMNLKEALYFSYVLFALGTLLAFSINPICGVIALFNSLMLIFYAKTLKGTPLFGNLSIGYLTGSTFLFGASVFGLEGLKALFVLFLLAALAITAREIVKDIEDMEGDKMEGADTLPLRVGAKKASYLAVLIGLLAVVFSPLPYLLSVLGLHYLYFVLLADLGFLAAIYQLLARNNPAKSSKMFKIAMFFALIAFIAGV; encoded by the coding sequence ATGTCTGCAGGCGTACGCACATATCTGGAGATTATGAGATACGAAAACTGCTTCATGGCAAGTTTTGCAGCCGTAATCGGAACATTGATAGCTTTTAATATCCTGACCTCTAATGCTCCCAGTTCTTATAGCCCTGAACAATTTCCGTTCTTTTTATCAGGCCTTGTATTCCTGGTCGTATTTTTGATTTCAGGCGCAGGAAATACCATTAATGACTATTTTGATGTCAGGATAGACTCAATCAATCGCCCTGATAGGCCTATTCCATCAGGCAGGATGAATTTAAAAGAAGCCCTTTATTTCTCTTATGTCCTGTTTGCCCTGGGGACACTTCTGGCTTTCTCAATCAACCCCATTTGCGGGGTTATTGCCTTATTTAATTCGCTAATGTTAATCTTCTACGCAAAAACCCTCAAAGGTACTCCTCTTTTTGGAAATCTGAGCATAGGCTACCTTACCGGCTCTACTTTTTTATTTGGAGCCTCGGTTTTTGGACTTGAAGGACTCAAAGCCCTTTTTGTGCTATTCCTGCTTGCAGCCCTTGCGATTACTGCCCGGGAAATTGTAAAGGACATTGAGGATATGGAAGGCGATAAAATGGAAGGGGCAGATACTTTACCTCTTCGGGTCGGAGCAAAAAAAGCAAGCTACCTTGCAGTGCTTATAGGGTTACTGGCCGTAGTTTTTAGCCCTCTTCCTTATCTTCTGTCGGTACTTGGCTTGCATTATCTTTACTTTGTCCTTCTTGCAGACCTTGGGTTTCTTGCAGCGATCTATCAGCTTCTTGCTCGCAACAATCCTGCGAAATCTTCAAAAATGTTCAAGATCGCAATGTTCTTTGCGCTCATTGCTTTTATTGCCGGGGTATAA
- a CDS encoding methionine adenosyltransferase: MRNIVIDELKASEVYRQRVEVVERKGLGHPDYICDAIMEQISVKLSQKYLETFGSILHYNIDKGMLVAGEVEGKLGGGRVVSPMRLIIGDRATFEAQGVEIHVPELAVSTAQQWLQDNLRFVDPENLIYQIELKRGSAELTDIFSRGKEILGANDTSAAVGYAPLSPTEKLVFECERFLNSRKFKKEYPESGEDVKVMGLRHREDMHLTVAMPLVDRFIESEEAYFKKKIELHDRIEEFTAGFAEKARAEFEGCMCLKPTVSLNTLDIPGRGLLGIYTTVTGTSAEDADGGQVGRGNRVNGIIPLNRPVSSEAAAGKNPVSHTGKVYNLLSHRIAARIYSEVPDISEVYVWLLSEIGTPIDQPQIATAQLVMKKGSASEVEKEVAEVIEKELENIQAFSMELVAGKCPVC, from the coding sequence TTGAGAAATATAGTTATAGACGAATTAAAAGCATCTGAAGTTTACCGCCAGAGAGTTGAAGTTGTTGAAAGAAAAGGGCTGGGGCATCCGGACTATATATGTGATGCCATAATGGAACAAATTTCGGTAAAGCTGAGCCAGAAGTACCTTGAGACTTTCGGGAGTATCCTGCACTACAATATAGACAAAGGCATGCTCGTTGCAGGGGAAGTGGAAGGAAAATTGGGAGGAGGCAGAGTTGTAAGCCCTATGAGACTTATCATCGGGGACAGGGCTACTTTTGAAGCGCAGGGGGTAGAAATCCATGTTCCTGAGCTTGCGGTCAGTACGGCGCAGCAATGGCTCCAGGATAATCTCCGCTTTGTAGACCCTGAGAATCTCATTTACCAGATCGAGTTAAAAAGAGGTTCTGCAGAACTTACGGACATCTTTAGCAGGGGAAAAGAGATCCTCGGGGCAAATGACACTTCCGCAGCAGTTGGATATGCTCCTCTAAGCCCCACTGAGAAACTTGTTTTCGAATGCGAGAGATTCCTGAACTCAAGAAAGTTCAAAAAGGAATATCCGGAGTCAGGAGAAGACGTAAAAGTTATGGGGCTCAGACACAGGGAAGATATGCACCTGACTGTTGCAATGCCGCTTGTGGATAGGTTTATTGAATCGGAAGAAGCGTACTTTAAGAAGAAAATTGAGTTGCACGACCGGATTGAGGAATTTACTGCCGGGTTTGCAGAAAAAGCAAGGGCTGAATTTGAGGGCTGCATGTGTCTGAAACCGACAGTTTCACTTAATACTCTGGACATTCCGGGTAGGGGGCTGCTGGGAATTTATACTACGGTAACCGGCACTTCTGCGGAAGATGCAGATGGTGGGCAGGTAGGGCGTGGAAACCGCGTAAACGGAATAATCCCGCTAAATCGTCCTGTTAGCAGTGAAGCTGCCGCAGGTAAAAATCCTGTAAGCCATACAGGAAAGGTTTACAATCTTCTTTCCCACAGGATTGCAGCGCGGATCTACAGTGAGGTGCCTGATATCTCCGAAGTTTATGTCTGGCTTTTGAGTGAAATTGGAACTCCAATCGACCAGCCTCAGATTGCAACTGCCCAGCTCGTTATGAAGAAGGGATCTGCGAGCGAGGTAGAAAAAGAAGTGGCTGAGGTAATAGAAAAAGAGCTTGAGAATATACAGGCCTTCTCCATGGAACTTGTTGCAGGAAAATGCCCTGTATGCTGA
- a CDS encoding RNA ligase partner protein: MLKQRFVLDTTALTDLQTREVMGYASLCEGMKAILDLIADARLHFGISCYVPYPSVYKEMYEFASRNGCDREVVAKIDTWLVKKSPDRYRVSVTSQIFHEYVAYMRERINRGMGVAEDAIWEAATECLFMENPQNKKKEYKEEVEREVIGGIIGKFRNKYRAALRYGILDSAPDIDVLILAKELDAAVIASDYGIEKWAEQLGVRFVPANVFPMMIQEYLKHLPENENEPESGNRDKNKEGPSGEIEFI; encoded by the coding sequence ATGCTTAAGCAGAGATTTGTGCTGGATACTACAGCATTAACGGACCTGCAGACGCGTGAGGTTATGGGCTATGCGTCCCTTTGCGAGGGAATGAAAGCGATTCTTGACCTAATAGCCGATGCTCGTCTGCATTTCGGGATAAGTTGCTACGTGCCCTATCCGTCAGTATATAAAGAGATGTACGAATTTGCAAGTCGCAACGGCTGTGACAGGGAGGTCGTGGCTAAAATAGATACCTGGCTTGTAAAAAAATCTCCTGACCGGTATAGAGTTAGCGTAACTTCTCAGATCTTTCATGAATATGTTGCCTATATGCGGGAAAGAATTAACCGGGGAATGGGAGTAGCTGAGGACGCGATATGGGAGGCAGCTACTGAATGCCTCTTTATGGAAAACCCGCAAAACAAGAAAAAAGAGTATAAGGAAGAGGTTGAGAGGGAAGTAATTGGAGGGATCATTGGCAAATTCCGGAACAAATATCGAGCTGCTCTGAGATATGGAATTCTCGATAGTGCTCCTGATATTGATGTTCTTATCCTTGCCAAGGAGCTTGATGCCGCCGTAATTGCAAGCGATTACGGGATTGAAAAATGGGCCGAACAGCTTGGAGTCCGCTTTGTACCTGCAAACGTTTTTCCCATGATGATACAAGAGTACCTGAAGCATCTTCCGGAAAACGAAAATGAGCCGGAGTCAGGAAACAGGGACAAAAACAAAGAAGGACCGTCGGGAGAAATAGAATTTATCTAA
- a CDS encoding thioredoxin family protein — MNGSNVIEIQDMTWGEVVESSKKPVIVMFYSPTCPYCKAMEPYFMNYAKEFQNSAIFARINIETSPWTAEKYGVQGTPTFKFFCHGRPVWEQVGQIYPSILKTAVEDMIHYGEECIRKSTPVGQDITGYA; from the coding sequence TTGAACGGAAGCAATGTGATCGAAATCCAAGACATGACATGGGGAGAAGTAGTAGAAAGCTCTAAAAAGCCGGTTATTGTAATGTTCTACAGCCCAACCTGCCCTTATTGCAAAGCTATGGAACCTTATTTTATGAACTATGCAAAGGAATTCCAGAATTCAGCTATTTTTGCCCGCATAAACATTGAAACAAGTCCCTGGACTGCGGAAAAGTATGGAGTTCAGGGCACGCCTACGTTTAAGTTCTTCTGTCACGGAAGGCCTGTATGGGAACAGGTAGGCCAGATTTATCCTTCCATACTGAAAACTGCAGTTGAAGATATGATTCATTACGGAGAAGAGTGCATAAGAAAAAGTACTCCAGTTGGTCAGGACATTACAGGATACGCTTGA
- a CDS encoding ABC transporter permease, producing the protein MPIYDISYTSLIFCFFLLAIPIFISWKIRLELEKSTLEAVFRMSIQLFLAGIFLNFIFNLNNGLLNLAWVGIMIFFASYTAIKSVDLNVKKLFAPIILAIAFSSLAVLLYFNKFVINLENLLEARYLIPIAGMFLGNSLRGNVVGIGDFYSDIKRNENRYLYSLSLGAGMYEAVLPYLRKSLRAAVKPTLANIASVGIVTLPGMMTGQILGGASPLVAIKYQITIMIAQYVSTLLGTTLSILTSFRTAFDEYGLVNTKLYEKNL; encoded by the coding sequence ATGCCAATTTATGATATTAGCTACACCTCGTTAATTTTCTGTTTTTTCTTACTTGCAATTCCGATTTTCATAAGCTGGAAAATCCGGCTTGAACTCGAAAAAAGCACCCTGGAAGCTGTCTTCAGGATGTCAATCCAGCTCTTTTTAGCAGGCATTTTTCTGAACTTTATTTTTAACCTGAATAATGGACTTTTAAACCTGGCCTGGGTAGGGATAATGATCTTCTTTGCGTCCTATACGGCAATAAAAAGTGTGGATCTTAATGTAAAAAAACTCTTTGCACCTATCATTTTAGCAATTGCCTTTTCAAGCCTGGCAGTTCTATTATATTTCAATAAATTCGTTATTAATCTGGAGAATCTTCTTGAAGCACGCTACCTGATCCCTATAGCGGGTATGTTTCTTGGAAATTCGCTTCGAGGAAATGTGGTAGGAATAGGTGACTTCTATAGCGATATCAAGCGAAATGAGAACCGCTATCTTTACAGCTTATCTCTTGGGGCGGGCATGTATGAGGCTGTTCTCCCATACCTGCGAAAAAGTTTAAGAGCTGCAGTAAAACCCACTTTAGCAAACATCGCGTCCGTGGGGATCGTCACTTTGCCAGGGATGATGACAGGACAGATTCTTGGGGGAGCGAGCCCTTTAGTTGCCATTAAGTATCAAATTACCATCATGATAGCACAATATGTTTCAACCCTGCTTGGCACAACCCTCAGCATTCTTACAAGCTTCAGGACAGCTTTTGATGAGTATGGGCTTGTAAATACGAAATTATACGAGAAAAATCTCTGA
- a CDS encoding ABC transporter ATP-binding protein: MSAEPLNNELIKYENIGVSFENRKILSGFNLTVKRNQKILLRGKSGTGKTTLLKILLGFTKPSEGTIYFRNRVIDSKTCWEARKEIAYVVQDTDLGEGKVKSLLADIFSYRANKEKLDHEKLRVFMRELELEDNILEKDFQELSGGEKQRIGILIALLLNRNIYLLDEVTSALDAKLKKKIADYFLARENWTLLIVSHDREWECDWMETINLETRS, from the coding sequence ATGTCTGCTGAACCATTAAATAATGAACTGATTAAATACGAAAACATCGGGGTTTCTTTTGAGAACAGAAAGATACTCTCAGGTTTTAATTTGACCGTAAAGAGAAACCAAAAAATTCTCCTGCGGGGAAAGTCCGGAACAGGAAAAACCACCCTCTTAAAAATACTGCTTGGTTTTACAAAGCCTTCGGAAGGCACCATCTATTTCAGGAACCGGGTAATCGATTCAAAAACCTGCTGGGAGGCTCGAAAGGAAATTGCTTATGTAGTACAGGATACTGACCTTGGGGAAGGAAAGGTCAAAAGCCTCTTAGCCGATATCTTTTCTTACAGGGCAAATAAAGAAAAACTAGACCATGAAAAACTGAGGGTTTTTATGCGGGAGCTAGAACTGGAAGACAATATCCTTGAGAAGGATTTCCAAGAGCTTTCGGGTGGAGAAAAGCAGCGAATAGGAATCCTCATTGCTCTTCTCCTGAACAGGAACATATACCTGCTTGACGAAGTCACTTCCGCTCTTGACGCGAAATTAAAAAAGAAGATTGCAGATTATTTCCTTGCCCGAGAAAACTGGACTCTTCTGATCGTCTCCCATGATAGGGAATGGGAATGCGACTGGATGGAAACAATAAATCTTGAAACCAGGTCCTGA
- a CDS encoding deoxyhypusine synthase translates to MDCNTPNKKLSTPIKAAKINPDMSVDDLVREYRGCAFGAGRLAEAVEIYYEMLASEKTTKFFGLAGAMTPAGMRNIVADLIRDGYIDVLVTTGANMVHDTVEALGLHHYKGTDCANDIQLKNECIDRIYDVYLPDQHFTDLEEFLQSVYAGLPQEKLSIRQVLTEIGKNLDDDSSILKTAAEMGVPVYCPALQDSVIGLQAWLYKEGNPLHVDAFADMHEFIETCYAAESAGALLIGGGVPKNYILQSMLVTPKSFDYAIQLTMDHPETGGLSGATLDEAQSWGKVGENAKAVTVYADATITLPLMVAAVRTRLSKR, encoded by the coding sequence ATGGATTGTAATACTCCAAACAAAAAACTTTCGACCCCAATCAAAGCCGCAAAGATCAACCCCGACATGAGTGTTGATGATCTTGTCAGGGAATACAGAGGCTGTGCCTTTGGAGCAGGCAGGCTGGCTGAGGCCGTAGAAATCTATTATGAGATGCTTGCTTCCGAAAAAACTACGAAATTTTTCGGGCTTGCAGGTGCCATGACTCCTGCAGGCATGAGAAACATTGTTGCGGATTTAATACGAGACGGCTACATCGACGTGCTTGTCACGACCGGAGCTAATATGGTGCACGACACTGTAGAAGCTCTGGGACTTCACCATTATAAAGGCACAGACTGTGCAAATGATATCCAGTTAAAGAATGAATGCATTGACAGGATTTACGATGTTTATCTTCCTGACCAGCACTTTACAGATCTTGAGGAATTTTTGCAGAGTGTTTATGCCGGACTTCCTCAGGAAAAACTCTCGATCCGGCAGGTGCTTACTGAGATCGGAAAAAACCTTGATGATGATTCCTCTATCCTGAAAACCGCAGCAGAGATGGGAGTGCCTGTATATTGTCCTGCTCTTCAGGACTCAGTCATAGGGCTTCAGGCCTGGCTATATAAGGAAGGAAACCCTCTACATGTTGATGCATTTGCTGATATGCACGAATTTATAGAGACCTGCTATGCGGCTGAGAGTGCAGGTGCCCTGCTCATTGGCGGAGGGGTTCCCAAAAATTATATCCTGCAATCCATGCTTGTGACTCCAAAGTCCTTTGACTACGCTATCCAGTTAACAATGGATCACCCTGAGACTGGCGGCTTGAGCGGGGCAACCCTTGATGAAGCCCAGTCCTGGGGAAAAGTAGGGGAAAACGCAAAAGCCGTAACAGTGTATGCAGATGCAACTATTACTCTCCCGCTTATGGTTGCAGCTGTGCGTACACGCCTTTCAAAGAGGTGA
- the pyrF gene encoding orotidine-5'-phosphate decarboxylase, giving the protein MEKKSCMILALDVSDREEALKIAEDVSEFVDAIKVGYPLILATGLGIIRELAEFAPIIADFKVADIPNTNRLICEQVFEAGAEAVIAQGFTGRDSLDACIEVASEYRKDVFVVSEMSHPGGAEFLQPVGEAITRMAAEAGAFGLVAPATRPERVKAIRKIIGEKLTIISPGVGAQGGKASDVIAAGADWVIVGRAIYKAESPREAARKIATEIEVEIKGEN; this is encoded by the coding sequence ATGGAAAAGAAAAGCTGTATGATCCTTGCCCTTGATGTTTCCGACAGGGAAGAAGCTCTTAAAATTGCGGAAGATGTCTCGGAATTCGTGGACGCTATAAAGGTAGGCTATCCTCTAATACTTGCTACCGGACTTGGAATCATCAGGGAGCTTGCAGAGTTTGCTCCTATAATAGCCGATTTCAAGGTTGCCGATATTCCAAATACAAATCGCCTTATCTGCGAACAGGTCTTTGAGGCAGGAGCAGAGGCAGTCATTGCCCAGGGCTTTACAGGCCGAGACAGCCTTGATGCCTGCATTGAAGTCGCTTCCGAGTACAGGAAAGACGTGTTCGTGGTAAGTGAAATGAGCCACCCGGGAGGAGCCGAATTTCTCCAGCCTGTCGGAGAAGCAATCACAAGAATGGCAGCCGAAGCAGGAGCTTTTGGCCTTGTTGCACCCGCGACCAGACCGGAAAGAGTAAAGGCGATCAGAAAAATTATCGGCGAGAAACTTACTATAATTTCCCCTGGAGTTGGCGCTCAGGGAGGAAAAGCATCTGATGTTATTGCCGCAGGTGCAGACTGGGTAATTGTAGGAAGAGCTATTTACAAAGCGGAATCTCCGAGAGAAGCTGCCCGCAAGATTGCTACCGAGATCGAGGTCGAAATCAAGGGAGAAAACTGA
- a CDS encoding site-specific integrase, with protein MFKLADAERFLNSDEVSDCNRIILTKYLRFLRHEGNAERTALNHIENMIWVARALKDNDLANLTEDDLYTFFDALEAYEYVNRAGQKKKYSEATKETRKISLKKFLKWNGNFDLHMKIKSKRLKGKKLPEDIKCKEEIVKMIEAGNNARDRAIIACFYESGARRGEQLSTKLKNIEMDEHGAVMMFPGGKTGARRVRLIFSAPYLREWLEIHPRKDDRDAPLWCTLDKRAAAMSVTGLVNVFDRCGEKAGIEKKVNPHSFRHDRATHLASNFTEQQLKMFLGWSPTSTQPATYVHLSGKNMDDAVLRMYGIKTDENDTEFLKPGVCPRCRELTAVNAKFCFKCGLPLTQETATTVESIKTDYMQFLDSDELREMKDALKQELEDKMKEMIKKGK; from the coding sequence ATGTTCAAATTAGCGGATGCTGAGCGGTTTTTAAATAGCGATGAAGTTTCAGATTGCAACCGAATAATTCTTACAAAGTATCTGCGGTTCCTCCGACATGAGGGGAATGCCGAAAGAACCGCACTTAACCATATTGAAAATATGATATGGGTCGCACGGGCGCTGAAAGACAACGATCTAGCGAATCTTACAGAAGATGATCTTTACACCTTCTTTGATGCTCTTGAAGCTTATGAATATGTAAATAGAGCAGGCCAAAAAAAGAAATATTCTGAAGCCACAAAAGAGACTCGGAAAATTTCGTTGAAAAAGTTCCTGAAATGGAATGGAAATTTTGACCTGCACATGAAGATCAAAAGCAAGAGACTCAAAGGAAAGAAGCTTCCTGAAGACATCAAGTGCAAAGAAGAAATCGTAAAAATGATAGAAGCCGGAAATAACGCTAGAGACCGCGCCATTATTGCATGTTTTTATGAATCCGGAGCAAGGAGAGGCGAACAGCTATCCACCAAGCTCAAAAATATAGAAATGGACGAGCACGGGGCTGTTATGATGTTCCCAGGGGGTAAAACCGGAGCTAGAAGAGTCAGGTTAATTTTTTCAGCCCCATATCTGCGGGAATGGCTAGAGATCCACCCTAGAAAGGATGACAGAGACGCGCCCTTGTGGTGTACTTTGGACAAAAGAGCTGCGGCTATGTCGGTTACTGGTCTCGTGAATGTGTTCGATAGGTGCGGAGAAAAAGCAGGAATTGAGAAAAAAGTAAACCCTCACAGTTTCCGACACGACAGAGCAACACATTTAGCCTCAAACTTCACTGAACAGCAACTTAAAATGTTTTTAGGCTGGTCACCCACGTCAACCCAACCCGCAACCTATGTCCATTTGAGCGGGAAAAATATGGACGATGCGGTTTTGAGAATGTACGGTATTAAAACGGATGAAAACGACACTGAGTTTTTGAAGCCTGGTGTGTGCCCTAGATGCCGCGAGTTGACTGCAGTAAACGCCAAGTTCTGTTTCAAGTGTGGACTCCCACTCACGCAGGAAACTGCAACAACAGTAGAATCCATAAAAACAGATTATATGCAATTTTTGGACTCCGACGAACTTAGAGAAATGAAGGATGCATTAAAACAAGAGCTTGAAGATAAAATGAAGGAGATGATAAAAAAGGGGAAATGA
- a CDS encoding bifunctional DNA primase/polymerase has translation MALPDIKTNPEELLKFHTILMKYAPNGYLPFYFVLEIGGKEPKAGISWKKNRKSFEQAIKLMEKGYNIGIAGTDNDALCIMDVDDMNQVPFDQIKPTLQITSRKRIGRHYYYFSLDGSAKKNIPTGDAGEVRSVWYYVLAPGSYVSCDAEDIEAMPEEERQYAGRYTITVERPLSEITYDEFPDVYKRRYEEKKRDDISKALRSVNKQIRKPISPARKEGKLMSALWKLDVGDVSGIGNTGGKRVPMPLEMHSSGSKTGHNCSVDNGKLTCWRHYIVHNAFSYLAVLAGILPCERAGKEHGSSYFGVDMCDGETVYKVWSYAKLHGFIPEDDPIPWSALAYYAISKKVCAKKDIVDGKIPKVFSIVALMIAKKEGLNFGRV, from the coding sequence ATGGCACTTCCTGATATTAAAACAAACCCGGAAGAATTGTTAAAGTTTCATACTATATTAATGAAATATGCGCCAAACGGGTATCTTCCTTTTTATTTTGTTCTTGAAATCGGAGGAAAGGAGCCAAAGGCGGGGATAAGCTGGAAAAAAAATAGAAAGTCATTTGAACAAGCAATAAAGCTGATGGAGAAAGGGTACAACATAGGTATAGCGGGAACCGATAACGATGCACTGTGTATCATGGATGTGGACGACATGAACCAGGTTCCTTTCGACCAGATAAAACCCACTCTCCAGATAACCTCCAGAAAGAGAATAGGTAGGCACTATTACTACTTTTCACTGGATGGATCTGCAAAGAAAAATATTCCAACCGGAGATGCTGGAGAAGTAAGAAGCGTTTGGTACTATGTTCTTGCTCCAGGTTCCTATGTCAGTTGTGATGCAGAAGATATTGAGGCAATGCCTGAAGAAGAGAGGCAGTACGCTGGAAGATATACAATTACTGTAGAGAGACCCCTGTCTGAAATTACCTATGACGAGTTTCCAGATGTCTATAAGAGACGCTATGAAGAAAAGAAAAGGGATGACATTAGTAAAGCCCTTAGATCAGTAAACAAACAGATCAGAAAGCCTATTAGCCCTGCCAGAAAGGAAGGTAAGCTAATGAGTGCTCTTTGGAAACTAGATGTCGGAGATGTGTCTGGCATCGGTAACACAGGCGGAAAAAGAGTACCAATGCCTCTTGAAATGCACAGTTCTGGTTCTAAAACAGGTCACAATTGCAGTGTGGATAATGGAAAGCTCACTTGCTGGAGGCACTATATCGTTCACAATGCATTTTCTTATCTGGCTGTACTTGCAGGGATTCTCCCCTGCGAGAGAGCAGGTAAAGAACATGGCAGCAGCTACTTCGGTGTTGATATGTGTGACGGTGAAACCGTGTATAAGGTATGGTCTTATGCTAAACTTCATGGTTTCATACCAGAAGATGATCCTATTCCCTGGAGTGCATTGGCTTACTATGCAATCTCCAAAAAAGTATGCGCAAAAAAAGACATCGTAGATGGTAAAATCCCTAAAGTTTTCAGCATCGTTGCTTTAATGATTGCAAAAAAAGAAGGGCTTAACTTTGGGAGGGTGTAG